One window of the Polypterus senegalus isolate Bchr_013 chromosome 18, ASM1683550v1, whole genome shotgun sequence genome contains the following:
- the rps9 gene encoding 40S ribosomal protein S9: MPVARTWVCSKTYVTPRRPFEKSRLDQELKLIGEYGLRNKREVWRVKFTLAKIRKAARELLTLDEKDPKRLFEGNALLRRLVRIGVLDEGKMKLDYILGLKVEDFLERRLQTQVFKLGLAKSIHHARVLIRQRHIRVRKQVVNIPSFVVRLDSQKHIDFSLRSPYGGGRPGRVKRKNAKKGQGGAGGADDEEED, encoded by the exons ATGCCCGTTGCTAGAACTTGGGTGTGTAGTAAGACGTACGTCACTCCGAGGCGACCATTTGAGAAGTCGCGTCTCGACCAGGAGCTTAAACTTATTG GAGAGTATGGGCTCCGCAACAAGCGTGAGGTGTGGAGGGTGAAGTTCACTCTGGCAAAGATCCGCAAAGCTGCCCGAGAGCTCCTTACGCTTGACGAGAAAGACCCGAAGCGGCTTTTCGAGG GCAATGCTTTGTTGCGTCGTCTGGTGCGCATTGGAGTGCTTGATGAAGGCAAAATGAAGCTCGATTATATCTTGGGATTGAAGGTAGAAGACTTCTTAGAAAGACGTTTGCAGACCCAGGTCTTCAAACTGGGCTTGGCAAAGTCTATTCATCATGCCCGAGTGTTAATCAGGCAGAGACACATCCG tgtCCGCAAGCAAGTTGTCAATATTCCATCTTTCGTGGTCCGGCTGGACAGCCAGAAGCATATAGACTTCTCCTTGCGATCACCATATGGTGGTGGCAGGCCTGGACGGGTGAAGAGAAAGAATGCCAAAAAGGGACAGGGTGGAGCTGGAGGAGCTGATGATGAAGAggaagattaa